The Sulfobacillus thermosulfidooxidans genome segment TGCCACGTTCGGGATTGAAAGGATAGGGATTTTTGGCTAAGGCCGGATCAAAGAATTTTGTCGGCGGTTTCGCCACGACCGGACCATAACTCGGTACGGCATACCCATGATAAAATGTCTTGATCATAGCCGCCTGATCGACACCATATTGTAAGGCTTGACGTACCGGCAGCTCCTGAAACGCCAAACCAATACCATTTGGAGCTTTGGGACTTAAATTCGGCAAAATATAATTAAAGCTCGGGGTGTAATACGCGGAAAAGACGTCGTGGGTCAATTGACTTCTGACATTAAACAGCGACTGCGGAAGATAACCCACGTCAATAGTTCCTGTTTTGAGTCCCGTGAACTCGGCTGAACTCGATGACTCATATTGGTAAATGAGTTTAGAGTATAACGGTTTATGACCGTCATAATGAGGATTAGGGACAAACACCCAGTCTTGATTAGGCGCATAAGATTTAAACTCAAAGGGCCCGTCAACGACCTTGAAGGGTGCAGCCGTTGGGGTATTAGCCACCGATTTGATGTAGGCCAGTTCCTGAATCATATTATCAGGATATTTATCCCAAACAGACTTCGGTACAGGCGTGATTTGAGCCAATCCGTTGTGCAAAAACCACTCTTGATTACGAGGTTTGGTGAGGGTGACGACCACGGTATCGGCATTTTTCGCTACCACACTCTTCCAAATGGTGGGAACGCCACCAGATCCCATTCCCGCAAATCCCCAAGGTAGGTTAGACGCCCCAGAACTGGCTGCTTTCATCACATCCCACGAAAACACCACATCTTGAGCTGTAACCGGCGTCCCATTAGACCAGTGCCATTTGGGATTTAATTTGATTGTGTATTGAGTCCCTTGCGGATTCCATGTCACTTGCGAAGCAATCGAACGAGATGGTTCGAACTGGTCGGTCCGCGAGGAAATATAAATCAGCGGTTTGTACAATAACGAGTCAATCTGCACATTGACCCCACTATCAGCCGTTAAGGACAACTCGGGAAAATACCAGTTGGGCGAAACCTGAGGGGATAGTGCCACTACAATGGTCCCCTTAACTATGGAACTACTCGCTTTCGCCGCAGTCGTAGACGGACTGCCACATCCTGCTAAATCAAGACTTAATGCCAATAAAGGAATAATCCCTGCCCATCGTCTGATTTTTCTCACAACCACACATCTTGCCTCCCCCTTCGTGTTTTAGGACATCCTATCATGATGCGTGATTGTAGAGTTGTGCGGTATACCAAAATCCCCTGGGATGAATTCGTAATCATGTACAAATGACGCTTTAGGTCTTTCACAATGCGCTAAGGTCTCACGCTAGGATCCAACGGTTAAGACAAAGCCAGATCGTGATAGACCTCATTCAGTGGACATAATCAAGATTAGCAACCATTCTCATACCCTTTCCGATGAGACGTTAGAGTTACATTTCGCGGCACTGAAAACTTTGACGGTTTTTAAACACAACGGCGAACACTGTGGTAGCAAGCCCATCAGTAGTACCGCGAAACACATAAAAAAGACTTCCGCGCAGGGAAGCTCTCAATAGACCAGATTTGACCAAAAAATTTTGGGGACATGCAATAAAAAAGACATCGAAAAACACACCATGGTGTCACCACACATCCATATTATGAGTATAAATCCTGAAAAATTATCAGTCTACACATTCCACGAATTTTTTTCTATGATAAGCCAACCCCGGGGTATCATTTCAGCATTATGACGCTTCATTACCATGTCATGTCCGCTGTTTTTCAAAGATCAGCTTTATTTCGTTTTCTTTCACTTTATTTCTCAAGAAAGGAAAGGCCATGAATGAGAAAATCGTTAATCACTCGCGGATCCCTTAGTTATCCCTCATTCCGCCAGTTCTTTTTAGCCCGGAGCATTTTATTGTTAGGCAATGCCATGACTCCCGTCGCTCTGGCCTTCGCTGTGCTTGAAGCCCCTCAGGGACAACGCCTGTTAGGGGATGTCCTGGCCGTTGAGCTTTTGCCCCACATTGTTATGCTCCTCATTGGTGGACAGTTCGCCGACCGCTACCGTCGACAACGGATATTGTTATGGACAACTTTGGGATCAGGATTATCTCAACTCAGTATTGCCACCATTGTGCTTACCGGGACAAATGCCGAATGGATTCTCCCATGGGCAATGGTTAAAGGGATATTAGCCGCATTTTCCGAACCCGCACTGCGCGGTATTATCCCCGAAATGGTTGATACCCCGCACCTTCAACAAGCTAATGCCCTTTTAAGTACCTCACGCGGTTTCGCAAGGATTATAGGGCCCTCCGCAGCAGGCATTCTCGTCGCCACGTGGAGTGGCGGCTGGGCCATTCTATTCAATGCCTTCAGCTCTTTTCTGGCTGCCCTGTTGATTACACGCATTCATCTCCCAGAGCGCGGAAAACCTACTGCCATGTCTGTTCTCCACGCGCTGCACCAAGGGTGGGAATATTTTCGCAAGACCCCATGGATTTGGTCTATTACCGTCGCCTGGGCCTTTATGAACGCCTTACAGATGGGAGCATGGCAAGTTCTTGGTCCCATCATTGCCCAGCGAAGCTTCGGCTCGACAGGATGGGGGATGGTACTCAGCTTTAGAGCCATAGGCCTTCTTATTGCAGGTCTGGTCCTCACTCGGGTACGTGTTGTCCGCCCCTTGCGTGAAGCCATGTTGGCAGCGGCCGTGGGCGGCTTGCCCCTCATTATTTTAGGGCTAGGACAGGGCGTTTTGTTCCTCAGTGCCACTGCCATGGCTGCAGGATTAGGACTGGGAATATCCACGACACTGTGGGACAGCACCTTGCAACAAGGGGTTCCCCGCAACAAAATTTCCCGCATTATGGCCTTGGATGATATGGGCGCATTTGTATTGATTCCGTTGGGCGAAATGGCCTCTGTGCCTATTGCCCACCAGTT includes the following:
- a CDS encoding peptide ABC transporter substrate-binding protein — protein: MVVRKIRRWAGIIPLLALSLDLAGCGSPSTTAAKASSSIVKGTIVVALSPQVSPNWYFPELSLTADSGVNVQIDSLLYKPLIYISSRTDQFEPSRSIASQVTWNPQGTQYTIKLNPKWHWSNGTPVTAQDVVFSWDVMKAASSGASNLPWGFAGMGSGGVPTIWKSVVAKNADTVVVTLTKPRNQEWFLHNGLAQITPVPKSVWDKYPDNMIQELAYIKSVANTPTAAPFKVVDGPFEFKSYAPNQDWVFVPNPHYDGHKPLYSKLIYQYESSSSAEFTGLKTGTIDVGYLPQSLFNVRSQLTHDVFSAYYTPSFNYILPNLSPKAPNGIGLAFQELPVRQALQYGVDQAAMIKTFYHGYAVPSYGPVVAKPPTKFFDPALAKNPYPFNPERGKQLLEKNGWHLVNGVMHKGSLSLQFVLDYVSGSSTAESIVELLQQDWAKEGIKVTLVPQPFDTIIAYSPADASQWAMQFWGGGWGYGGSYPTGGVLFATNAAENSGSYNSPTMDRLIEATYEPGTPQQILQRLYQYEMYAALNLPGVYIPDAARFREHAINVHNTLKYRSSPQYWYMTKSS
- a CDS encoding MFS transporter; the encoded protein is MRKSLITRGSLSYPSFRQFFLARSILLLGNAMTPVALAFAVLEAPQGQRLLGDVLAVELLPHIVMLLIGGQFADRYRRQRILLWTTLGSGLSQLSIATIVLTGTNAEWILPWAMVKGILAAFSEPALRGIIPEMVDTPHLQQANALLSTSRGFARIIGPSAAGILVATWSGGWAILFNAFSSFLAALLITRIHLPERGKPTAMSVLHALHQGWEYFRKTPWIWSITVAWAFMNALQMGAWQVLGPIIAQRSFGSTGWGMVLSFRAIGLLIAGLVLTRVRVVRPLREAMLAAAVGGLPLIILGLGQGVLFLSATAMAAGLGLGISTTLWDSTLQQGVPRNKISRIMALDDMGAFVLIPLGEMASVPIAHQFGLYSVERVAGLLFLFIALAPITLHSVRTMTPHDIQRHVKQPLS